The DNA window TCGCCGGGACCGGTGACCGTGACGACCACCGCCTCGGCGACCTCGGTCTCCGCGCCGACCGACACGACCGTCGCCGACTCGAAGCCCGAGTATGCCTGGGCGGCAACGCGATCCGACGGCACACCAGCCACGCCGAGACGAGAATCGGTGCGCGCCACCGTCTCCACGTTCACTCCGGCGACCGAGGAGACCTCGACCGTGGCCTTGCCGTCGCGGACCGCGGTGCCGTCGTGCAGGCCACGCAGTCGACGCAGCGGGGTGAAACGCCACGCCTCGTCCTTGCCCCTAGGCACCTCGAAGGCGTTCACGTCGTAGGAGGTGAAGACCTCACCCTTGTTGGTCGCGGCTCCTGCGCCCGGGTTCTGAATCGGCTTGGCCGTGGGATTCTCGCCCTCGACCGCTCCCGCGAGAGCGGAGCCTGCGGAGCGACCCAGCAAAGTACTGTCGCCAGTCGCCATCAGCCAACGGCCCCTTCCATCTGCAGCTCGATGAGCCGGTTCAGTTCCAACGCGTATTCCATCGGGAGTTCCTTGGCGATGGGCTCGACGAAGCCGCGCACCACCATCGCCATGGCCTCGTCCTCGGTGAGGCCGCGGCTCATCAGGTAGAACAGCTGGTCCGCGGACACCTTCGAGACGGTGGCCTCGTGCCCCATCGTTACGTCGTCCTCGCGGATGTCGACGTAGGGGTAGGTGTCGGAGCGGCTGATCGTATCGACGAGCAGCGCATCGCATTTCACGGTCGACTTGGAGCCGTACGCGCCCTTGTTCACCTGCACCAGACCGCGGTAGGAAGCACGCCCACCGCCACGCGCCACCGACTTGCTGATGATGGTGGACGAGGTGTGCGGCGCCAGGTGCAGCATCTTCGCGCCGGTGTCCTGGTGCTGACCGGGACCGGCGAAGGCCACCGACAGGACCTCACCACGGGCGTACTCACCGGTCATCCAGACCGCCGGGTACTTCATGGTGACCTTGGAGCCGATATTGCCGTCGACCCATTCCATGGTCGCGCCCGCCTCGGCCTTGGCCCGCTTGGTGACCAGGTTGTAGACGTTGTTCGACCAGTTCTGGATGGTGGTGTAGCGGCAGCGACCGCCCTTCTTCACGATGATCTCGACGACCGCGGAGTGCAGCGAATCGGACTTGTAGATCGGCGCGGTGCAGCCCTCGACATAGTGCACGTAGGCGCCCTCGTCGACGATGATCAGCGTCCGCTCGAACTGGCCCATGTTCTCGGTGTTGATCCGGAAGTAGGCCTGCAGCGGAATGTCGACCTGCACGCCCGGCGGCACGTAGATGAACGAGCCACCCGACCACACGGCGGTGTTCAGCGCGGAGAATTTGTTGTCACCGGCCGGAATGACCGAACCGAAGTACTTCTCGAAGATCTCCGGGTGCTCGCGCAGACCGGTGTCGGTGTCGAGGAAGATGACGCCCTGCTTCTCCAGGTCCTCGCGGATCGAGTGGTAGACGACCTCCGACTCGTACTGCGCGGCGACACCGGCGACCAGGCGCTGCTTCTCCGCCTCCGGGATGCCGAGCTTGTCGTAGGTGTTCTTGATGTCCTCGGGGAGATCTTCCCAGCTCTCGGCCTGCTTCTCGCTGGAGCGCACGAAGTACTTGATGTTGTCGAAGTCGATGCCGTCGAGGTTGGAGCCCCAGTTCGGCATGGGCTTGCGATCGAAGATGCGCAGCGCCTTGAGCCGCTGTTCGAGCATCCACTCGGTCTCGTTCTTCTTGGCCGAGATGTCGCGGACGACAGCCTCGGACAGGCCTCGTTGCGCACTGGCACCGGCCACATCCGAATCGGCCCAGCCGTAACCGTAGTTGCCCAGGGAAGCGATGGTTTCTTCCTGAGTGAGCGGTTGCACCTGGTCGGTGGTCGTCGTCATTCGGCACTCCTTCCGGAGTCGTTCGTACGTACCGCTGCGGGCTGTGCAGCGGTTGATGGAGCTGTCTTCTTATCGGTAATAGGCAGAACGAACAGCGGCACGTGGGTCGTGCACGCGCAATCGCCGTTGGCGATCGTCGCAAGTCGCTGTACGTGGGTTCCGAGCAGGTCCCGGAAAGCCTCGAGTTCGGCCTCGCACAACTGCGGGAATTCCTCGGCCACGTGCGCCACCGGGCAGTGGTGCTGGCAGATCTGTACGCCCGCGCCGACCTTGCGGGTGGACGCGGCGAAGCCGGCATCGGTGAAGGCCTCGGCGATCTCCTCCGCCTTGGCGGTGGTGATCTCCGGAGTGTGTTCGCCGACCGGTTCGATGCCCTCGACAATGGTCCTGGCCCGCTTGCGCGCGAATTCGGTGATGGCCTGTTCGCCGCCGACCTCACCGAGCTGACGGATGGCCGCTCCGGCCAGATCGTCGTAGGCGTGCCCGAGCCGTCCCCGCCCCACGGCCGTGAGCTGGTATTGCTTGGCCGGCCGGCCGCGCCCCTTCTGCTGCCACGGCGCCGAACGGCTGGCCCGCGCCTGACCGGATCCGATCAGCGCGTCCAAGTGCCGCCTGACACCGGCCGGCGTCAGGCCGAGCTTGCTGCCGATCGCGGTCGCGGTGATCGGCCCCTGTTCGAGCAGCAGTTGCACGACCGCGGCTCGGGTATGTCCCTCACCGCCCGCGACCAGGGTCGCAGGCGCGGCAGGGGACGCGGCACCGGTACGGCGACCGGTCCCTCCGTCCTCGTCGTGCGACAAACCCACGGTTTTCACAACACCAGTGTGACGGAATTACTTCCCGGAATCTAATAAGGGTGCCCTGAGTTACGGTGCCGATGACCTGCGCGGAAGCGCGGCCGCGGCCGAGAACGGGCGACGGCGAGTTCGCCACCTGCACCTCTTGCGCCGCGGGAGGTCTGCGCATCCGACGGAATTGCCAGTGCGATTTAGGCCACATATTGCTGATCTAAATCGAATCGGCGGCACACACCTCTTCTGGTGCCCGTGCATACGCTCGCCGGTTCATCCGAACTAGGCTGCGTCTCGTGGCGGTACTCGAGGGCGCACGGCGCAGGACACTGGCATTCGGGCGCCGGGCACTCGGACTCGATGTGCCCGCCGCCGATCACAGCATCGCACTGTTGCACAGCGACGAGACCGAGGTGCCCGGACTCGATCGCAAGGAGACCGCGCAACTCGACCGGATTCGGTTGCTCGGCGCGACCGGAACCGTATTGATGGCGATCAGCGCGCTCGGGATCGGCGCGCAACCCGTCCAGCAGAACCCGACCTCCGGAGTGCGGATACTCGGGATCTTCGCCCGCGCGCACACCGGATCGCTGGCGATGTGCATGATCGGCACCGTCGTGGTCGTGATGGCCTGGCTGCTGCTCGGCCGGTTCGCGGTCGGCGGTATCGGTGGGTCGCCGCTGCACCGATTGAGCCGATCGCAGCTGGATCGGACGCTGCTGCTGTGGATCATTCCGCTCAGCATCGCGCCGCCGCTGTTCAGCAATGACGTCTATTCCTATCTCGCACAGAGCGAGATCGCGGCGCGCGGGATCGATCCGTATCAGGAGGGGCCGGTCGCCGGGCTCGGGATCGACAATGTGCTGACCAATAACGTCCCGACGATCTGGCGAGATACGCCCGCGCCCTATGGCCCGCTGTTCCTCTGGATGGGTCGCGGCATCGCCGAACTCACCGGCGACAACATCATTCTCGGCGTATGGGTGCATCGGCTGCTCGCACTGGCCGGAGTCGCGCTGATCGTCTGGGCGCTGCCTCGACTTTCGGTGCGCTGCGGTGTCGCACCGGTGAGTGCGCTGTGGCTGGGCGCGGCGAACCCCCTCGTGCTGTTCCACCTGGTCGGCGGGGTGCACAATGACGCGCTGATGCTCGGGCTGATGCTGGCCGGAATGGAATTCGCGCTGCGCGCCATCGAGGACACCCATCCGTTCGATGGGCGGGCCTATGCGCTGCTGATATTCGGGGTGGTGGTGATAGCACTGTCGTCCTCGATCAAGTTCACCTCCATCATCGCGCTCGGATTCGTCGGTATGGCCTTGGCGCGCAGATGGGGTACGAGCCTGCGCACACTCGTGATTTCGGCGCTGATGCTCGGCGCGATCGCCATCGGCACAACACTTTTCATCAGTTCGGTCAGCGGGCTCGGATTCGGCTGGATCTACACGCTGAACACCGCGAGCGCGGTCCGCAGTTGGATGTCGTTGCCGACGGCATTGGGCATCGTCACCGGATTCGGTGGGGTGCTGCTCGGGCTCGGGGACAACACGACGGCGCTGCTCAGCATCACGCGGCCGATCGCGGCGGTGGTCGCGGCGTTCGTGACCGTCCGCATGCTGGTGGCGACGGGGACCGGGCGATTGCATCCGGTCGGGGCGCTCGGGGTCGCGCTGGGTGCGATCGTGCTGCTGTTCCCAGTGGTCCAGCCGTGGTATCTGCTGTGGGCGATCGTGCCGTTGGCCGCGTGGGCGACCAAGCCGGTCTTCCGCGTGCCCGCGGTCGCGTTCTCGGCGGTGGTGAGCGTGATCCTGATGCCGCGCGGCGCGGATCTCGAGGTGTTCCAGATCGTCGGTGCGGCCATTGCCACGGTGATCGTCTCGCTGCTGTTCATCATGATCACCCGCAATGCGTTGCCGTGGCGCGGTCAGGCGGGGGTGTCGGCTCCGTCACAGCAAGCCACCTCTTACGGTGTGTCATCGTGACTGCCGATTCCGGACCCGCCGTTCGCGTCGACGGCGTCGTCAAGCGTTACGGCGAGACCATCGCGGTCGACGGGATCAGCTTCGATGTCGAACGGGCGCAGGTGCTGGCCCTGCTCGGCCCGAACGGCGCGGGTAAGACCACGACCGTCGAGATGTGCGAGGGCTTCAACGCGCCGGATGCGGGTTCGGTCCGGGTGCTCGGACTCGATCCGATCGCCGACTCCGACCGGCTGCGTGCGCGCATCGGCGTCATGCTGCAGGGCGGCGGCGCGTACCCGGGTGCGCGGGCGGGCGAGATGCTCGACTTGGTCGCGGCCTACTCCGCCGACCCGCTCGATCCCGACTGGTTGCTGAAGACGCTGGGCCTGCAGGACAACCGGCGCACCCCGTATCGCCGCCTCTCCGGCGGCCAGCAGCAGCGGCTCGCGTTGGCGTGCGCGCTGGTCGGGAAGCCGGAGATCGTTTTCCTCGACGAGCCGACCGCGGGCCTGGACGCACAGGCCCGGCTCATCGTGTGGGAGCTGATCGACGCGCTGCGCCGCGACGGGGTGACCGTCTTGCTCACCACGCACATGATGGATGAGGCCGAGCAGCTCGCCGACCAGTTGGTGATCATCGATCACGGCCGGATCGTCGCCCTCGGAACGCCCGCCGAGGTCACCGCGCACGGTGCGGCCGGACAGCTACGCTTCACCGCCCCACCGAAACTCGATCTGCGCCTGTTGAAAATGGCGCTGCCGGAAGGCTTCTCGCCCCGCGAGACAACGCCCGGATCGTATCTGGTCGAGGGCGAGATCGACCCGCAGGTGCTGGCGACGGTCACCGCGTGGTGCGCGCAGCAGAATGTGCTGGCGACCGATATCCGGATCGACCAGCGCCGCCTCGAAGACGTCTTTCTGGAACTCACCGGACGGGACCTACGCGGATGAACCAGTCGGATCTGGTCGAAAACCGTTTCGCCCCTGGCACTTTCACTCCCGATCCGCGCCCGAGCGGCCGCTTCGCGATGATGATTGCGCAGACCCGGCTCGAGCTGATCCTGTTGCTGCGCAATGGCGAACAGCTGCTGCTCACCATGTTCATTCCGATCACGCTGCTGGTCGGGCTGAGCCTGTTGCCGTTCGGCGACCTCGGCGACGAGCGGGTCGACAAGATCGTGCCCGCGGTGATGATGGTCGCGGTCATGTCGACCGCGTTCACCGGGCAGGCCATCGCGGTCGGCTTCGACCGCCGCTACGGTGCGCTCAAACGACTCGGCGCGACCCCGCTCCCGCGCTGGGGCATCGTGACGGGCAAGAGCGCCGCGGTGCTGATCGTGGTGGTGTTGCAGGCGATTCTGTTGGGAGCCATCGGATTTGCGCTCGGCTGGCGACCCGACCTCGCGGGGCTCGGGCTCGGCGCGGTGGTCATCGCGCTCGGCACCGCGACGTTCGCGGCGATGGGGCTGCTGCTCGGCGGCACACTCAAGGCGGAGGTCGTGCTGGCGCTGGCGAATATCCTCTGGTTCGTGATGCTCGGCATCGCGAGTGTGGTGTTCGCGTCCGATGATCTGCCATCGGCGGTGAATGTGGTTGTGCGGCTGGTGCCGTCGGGGGCGCTCGCGGTCACGCTGGAAGACGCGATGCGCAATAGCGTCGACTGGTTCGGCATCGCTGTTCTCGCCGCCTGGGGTGCGGTCTGCGGCGTCCTCGCGACCCGCTTCTTCCGCTTCGACTAGGCGGCCGCACCTGCAGGGACCACATCGCAGAACGTTTGCGCCACCGATCGCGATCTTGGCCAACGACGGAATGTAGTAGACCGGCTGCGGGCAGTGAATGCAGCCCGGCTACCATCGTTGCGTGCTGTATCGCGCATTCCTGCGACTCGTCGATCTGCTCCCGCTGCCCTCGCCGCGGGTGCAGCGCTCGATCGCCGTCGCGGTCATCGTCTCCCAGGCCGGCATCGCCGTCACCGGCGCGATCGTGCGCGTCACGGCATCGGGACTCGGCTGCCCGACCTGGCCGCAATGCTTCCCCGGCAGCTTCACCCCGACCGGTGTCGCCGAAGTTCCGGTGCTGCACCAGACCGTCGAGTTCAGCAATCGCCTGCTGTCGTTCGCGGTGACGCTGTGCGCGGCGCTCATCGTGCTCGCCGTCACTCGCGCCCGCCGCCGGCGCGAGGTGCTGGTGTACGCGTGGCTGATGCCGGGCGGTACCGTCCTGCAGGCGGTCATCGGCGGTATCACCGTGCGCAGCGGGCTGCTGTGGTGGACGGTTTCGGTCCATCTGCTGGCCTCGATGCTGATGGTGTGGGTCGCGGTGGTGATGTTCGCGAAGGTCAGCGAACCCGATGACGGCATCGAGGTGATCCAGGCGCCCGCGCCCCTGCGCTGGCTGACCGGCCTGAGCGGTATCGCCCTCGCCGCCGTACTCGTCGCCGGGACCCTGGTCACCGGCGCGGGGCCGCATGCGGGCGATAAGAGCATCGAGCGTCCCGTCGAACGCCTCCAGGTCGAGATCGTCACCCTGGTGCACCTGCACTCCCAGCTGCTGGTCGGCTACCTCGCCCTGCTCATCGGCTTGGCCTTCGGCCTCTTCGCCGTCGGTATCACCGCCGCCGTCCGCACCCGCCTGTTCGTACTCCTCGGCCTGGTCTGCGCCCAGTCCCTCGTCGGCATCGTCCAGTACTTCACCGATGTCCCCGCGGCCCTCGTCGCCACTCACGTCGGTGGCGCCGCGGCCTGCACCGCCGCCACCGCTGCCCTCTGGGCCTCGCTCCGAACCCGCGAACGAGTCTGCACACCGGTCCCGAACGCAACCAAACAGTCGGCGTAGTCGGCTGATCCATGGCCGCTGTGGCCGGACTCCCGTACACCGCTTGGCAATTGGCGCACGCCCGGCCGAGCCCGGGTCATCACCGACTCCGGCCCCAACGGCTGCGCCGCCAACGTACGCGGCCCGGCAGCGGCGCAGAGTGACATCGCCGGTGGGCGTCGAAAGGTCCGATGATCGGATGCAATTCGGTGACCGAAGCCCCGAGCGCGGCTAGCCTGGCAGGCATGCCGATCACTGTCCTTGTGCCAGATGATTACGGAGTCGGGACGGCTACGCGCGGCGCTGGATGTCACCGATCCGGAGCCGTTACCGGCCGACCATTCGCTCTGGACCGCACCGGGCTTGCTGCTGACGCCTCACGTCGCAGGCAACAGCCGAGGCGTCGTCGAACGCGCCTACTCCGTCGTCGCGGCGGAGTCGCTCGATATGCGGCCGGCGAGTTGCCGAAAAACCTGGTACGCGGCGATTACTGACAACCCGATTCAGACGTGCGCTCGCGTGCGCCCATCGATGACCTTCAGCGCCAACTCGGCCCACCGCAGGTTCTCCTGCTCGAATGAGATGCCGCGCAGCAGTGTGAGATAGGGCCCGACGCGTCCGGCGTCGGCGAGAAAGTCATCTTCGGTGCGCCCATCGAGTAGCCGGGCCCGAAGCCGTTCGTAGCGCGCCAGTTTCGCCGTCGCCCACTCAGCCCGCTCGGCGATCGCGGCCCGAACCGCCGCCGCATCCCCACTGTCCAGGGCCGAAACCTTCACCAGCAGCTCATCCCGGATCGCGGTGGGCTTGGACGGCTCAACAGTGAAGGCGCGCAACGCATCTCGCCCTGCCGCAGTGAGCGAGTACAGCCGCTTGTTGGGCCTGCGCTCCTGCTCGACGAGCCTGGCCGCGAGCAGACCAGCAGCGGTCATCCGGTCCAGTTCCCGATAGAGCTGCTGCGGTGTGGCCATCCAGAAATTGGCCACCGAGGCATCGAACCCCTTGGCCAGGTCATAGCCCGACGCCTCGCCCTCGAGCAACGCGGCGAGCACGGCATTGCGAAGCGCCATCGGCCGACCATATCACCAATATGATTATTCAAAAAATTGTCCACTCACCCATGGACACCAGCACTGATACAGCGCTACGGTACGAAGACCCTAGTCAACTAGTTGCATATGAAAGGTGGCGCGATGCATCCCTTCCGCAAGGCAGTCGAGGCGCTGGACGCGGCGGCGGTCGAGGCGCTGCTGGCCGACAATGTGGTGTTCACCAGCCCGGTGGCATTCCAGCCCTATCCGGGCAAGCCCATCACCGCGGCGATTCTGCGCGGTGTCATGCGGGTCTTCGAGGACTTCCGCTATATCCGGGAGATCGCCGATCCAGGCGGTCGCGATCACGCCCTGGTGTTCGAGGCGAAGGTGAACGGCAAGCACGTCACCGGCTGCGATTTCATCCACCTCGACGCGGACGGCAAGATCGACGATCTGATGGTCATGGTCCGTCCGCTCTCGGCGGCGACCGCGCTGGCCGAGGCGATGGGCGCGCAATTCGATCGGATCAAACAGGAAGCGATCGAACAGACTCAGCGCGAAGCCGCCGGCGCATAACCGATTTCGACGACTCAGCCCAACCGCGGCCGGGTCGCCCGCGCGAGCAGCCGGATCAGCGAATCCGATGCCAGCTGCCCGCGCTGGATGCGCAGTCCGGCATAACACGGATCACCGTTGTCGACGAGTTCGACGATCATCGGCTCGTCCAAATGCTCTGCGGCGAAGGCATATACGTGCTCGAGCTTGGGCACGATCAGTCCGTAGTCGAGGGTCCGCGCCACCCGCCCCTCCAGCGCGAGCACCGCGTTGACGGAGGAATTCGTCAGCGGATACACCTCCGGGAACACATTGCGCAGGTCGAGGAACAGCCGTACCGAGCTGCGGCGCGGGTCGGCCGACCAGCCGCCGAGCCGCCCGAACCGGCCGAGTGCGAGCCGCGGCCGCGCCACCAGCGCATGCGTGAACAGCACGCGCATCAACGTCACGTTGATCATCAACCGCTCGGCGGGCAGCTCGGCCTCGGCCAACTCCTGATGCTCCAGATAACCGGCGACGATGCTGCGATTGTGTGCCCGGTACCACGCCGTCGGCGAAGGGGCGGTGAGGAATTCGAGCCACAACCGAGCGCCGGGCGTCGAACCGTCGCGGACACCGGCGTGATGCAACAGCGCGGCTTCCAGTTTGTCGTGCAGTAGTCGGTCGTTGATCGCGCGCCACCACGGACTGCCGGTCTCGGGGTCGAATACGCCACGGGCGAGTTCCCAACGCAGGAAGGCGATTTCGGCGCGGCCGTAGGCGCGCAGTGCCGGTGGGTAGAAACCCTCGGCCAGCGCGATGCGCTGGTGCGCGTCGGCATGCGCGGCGCCGACCCGCCGAGCCGCCAGCTCGCTCGCCTTATCCGCGTTCATCGCCCCCTACTTTACGAGCCGAAAGCGGTCCGTACCCGGCACCGCAGACCCATCAGTATTTCGATGTCTCTTATTCAGGATCCTATTGGTGCTCCGATGAACGGCTGCCTAACGTTGGCATCGCGACGAACTGACACTATGGATGCGGAACGTCAGTGCGTCGAACGAATCCCCGATCAGGAGGCACAGATGTCGAAGATTCTTTTCGTCATGACCGGCGTCGACTACTGGACGCTGGCCGACGGCACCAAACACCCGACCGGTTACTGGGCCGAAGAGGTGGTCGCACCGTACGACGCATTCAAGGCGGCGGGTCACGAGATCGTGGTGGCCACACCCGGCGGCGTGGTTCCCACCGTCGACCGGGGCAGTCTCGCGCCGGAGGTGAACGGCGGCGCGGACGGTGCGGACGCGATCGCACGGACCCTCGCCGAGGCGACCGAGTTGCGTAAGCCGATCCGGCTCGAGGACGCCGATCTCGCCGAATACGATGCGGTCTACTACCCGGGCGGGCACGGGCCGATGGAAGATCTGTCGGTGAATGCCGACTCCGGCGCGCTGCTCGATGCCGCACTGGCCTCGGGCAAACCACTCGGCGTGGTCTGCCATGCGCCCGCCGCACTATTGGCGACCGCCATCGATGGCGACTCATCGTTCGCGGGCTACCGCGTCACCGGATTCACCAATGCCGAGGAGGCACAAGCCGGTTTCGCCGATAAGGCCAAGTGGCTGCTCGAGGATCGTTTGGTCGAGCTCGGCGTCGATTTCCGCGTCGGCGAGCCGTGGGCGCCACATATCGAGATCGATCGCAATCTCTACACCGGCCAGAATCCCGCGTCGTCGGCACCGCTGGCCGCGGAGATCGTCAAAGCGCTGGGCTGACCCGAGAGAGCTGGGCTGAATCCGATGGCCGCCGACCGAACCACCGATGTACTCGATGCGACGCAGCGTTGCCTGATCCGCTACGGCATGCGGCGCACCACGATGGACGACATCGCCGGTGAGATGGCGATGTCACGGTCGGCGATTTACCAATACGTGCGCAACAAGGAGGACGCGGTCCGTCAGCTCAGCGCGCGTATGCACGATCAGGCGCTGCACGCCGCACGGCGAGCCGCCGCCGAGCACTGCCCCGTCGCGGATCGAGTGCACGGAATCCTCACGGCCAAACTGGATCTCGTCTGCGGCCCGTTCGCCGACTCCCCGCACGCCGCCGAATTACTCGACGAGCAGGCCCGGGTCAGCGGCGACATCTGCCGCGACTTCACCGCCGACCTCATCGCCCTGCTCACGGAGGTCTTCGCCGAGGCGCGCGTGGCACAACCAGACGAGGCCGCCCAGATCAGTCTGGCCATCCTCGTCGGCCTCATCGAAACCGACCACACCGACCTCCTACGCCCCGCCCTCACCGCCACCATCCCCAGCCTCGCGACCGCGCCGCCCTGGGATCGAGATCAGGTGGGCCTGGTAGCGGCACCGCCCGACCAGCCCCGCCACTAGTTCCACTTGATCTTGATCCCAGCGGGGCATAGATGAAGCGGCTGATGCGTTGGCGCCAGAGGGACGGTGTGCGAACCATGCCCACTCATGGTCGCCCGGACCGCTGACGTCACGACACCGTGATACCTACTTCCCATGGAGTGACCGTATGACCACATCCACCACCGCACGTCCCGCCGACGCCTCGGGCACCTTCGCGCTCGGCGGCGATCTGACCGTCAACCGCCTCGGCTACGGCGCGATGCAGATCACCGGCCCCGGTGTCTGGGGCGATCCGAAGGATCCGGCCGAGGCGGTGCGCGTGCTGCGCCGCGCCGTCGAGCTGGGCGTCAACTTCATCGACACCGCGGACTCCTATGGCCCGTTCGTCAGCGAGAACCTCATTCGCGAGGCTCTGCACCCGTATGCCGACGATCTGGTCATCGCTACCAAGGGCGGTCTCACCCGGTCCGGTCCCGGCGACTGGCGTCCGGTCGGCCGGCCCGAATACCTGCGCCAGCAGCTGCATCTGAGTCTGCGCCACCTCGGGGTCGAGCGGATCGACCTGTACCAGTTGCATCGCATCGATGCGGCAGTACCGCTCGCCGATCAGCTCGGCGCGCTCGTGGAGCTGCAGCGCGAGGGCAAGATTCGCCATATCGGTGTATCCGAGGTCAGCGTCGAACAGCTGAAGCAGGCCCGCGAGATCGCCGAGATCGTCTCGGTACAGAACCTCTACAACCTCGCCAACCGCAGCGCCGAGGACGTCCTGAACTACGCCGAGGCCAATAACATCGCCTTCATCCCGTGGTTCCCCATCGCCACCGGCGAACTCGCGCGTCCGGGCGGACCGCTGGACACCTTCGCCAAGAAGCACGATGCCAGCCCGTCACAGTTGGCGCTGGCCTGGCTGCTGCGTCGCTCGCCGGTGATCCTGCCGATTCCGGGCACCTCCAGCGTCGCGCATGTGGAGCAGAACACCGCGGCCGCCACCGTCACGCTCACCGACGAGGAGTTCGCCGCGCTCTCCGCCGCGGTCTGAACATCCTGAAATCCGCCTTGCGATCGGCCTCGAGCAGCACCCGCCGCCCGAGGCCGATCGGCGTCCGGCTATCCGGATGGACGTCCTGACATCGGCCTTGGCCCGAGACCATCCAGCAGGCGAGTGCGCACACTTCGATTGCGCGCGAATCCCTGCTTCCCGCAATGAATCCCCGCGCGAATGGATAGAAGAACGGCGAGATCGACCTGGATCTCGCGAAGTAGACCGCAGCGGTCGGGCGGCGATCCGCTGACGGCTCGCCGCCGATCGCCGCAGTACCCCGCGGTAAGGGCCGTTGTTCCCTTGTTCGGCCCGCGCCACTCTGCGAACGTGAAACGCCTGATCATCGGCAAGCGGAAAGTATTCGCCCGTGGCATCGCTGTTATGGGTCGCGCTACCCTACGGCGCATTTCTATCGTTCGTGTTGGGTCACGTGTGGCGGTACCGGCGCGACGGCTTCCGCAGCTATACCCGTAGCCCGGAGATGGACCGCACCGAGCGATTCGGGACGATGGCATTCCGGACCGGGGTCGGCCTGGTTGTCGTCGCCCGCGTCGCCAGTGTGATCACCGCGCAGCCACAAGCTCGCCCGGCCGGTGCGATCCATGCCGTCATCATGACCGCGCAGATCGTCGGCCTCACCACTGCGGCGATCGGTGCGGTGTTGCTGTTCATCC is part of the Nocardia sp. NBC_00565 genome and encodes:
- the sufB gene encoding Fe-S cluster assembly protein SufB translates to MTTTTDQVQPLTQEETIASLGNYGYGWADSDVAGASAQRGLSEAVVRDISAKKNETEWMLEQRLKALRIFDRKPMPNWGSNLDGIDFDNIKYFVRSSEKQAESWEDLPEDIKNTYDKLGIPEAEKQRLVAGVAAQYESEVVYHSIREDLEKQGVIFLDTDTGLREHPEIFEKYFGSVIPAGDNKFSALNTAVWSGGSFIYVPPGVQVDIPLQAYFRINTENMGQFERTLIIVDEGAYVHYVEGCTAPIYKSDSLHSAVVEIIVKKGGRCRYTTIQNWSNNVYNLVTKRAKAEAGATMEWVDGNIGSKVTMKYPAVWMTGEYARGEVLSVAFAGPGQHQDTGAKMLHLAPHTSSTIISKSVARGGGRASYRGLVQVNKGAYGSKSTVKCDALLVDTISRSDTYPYVDIREDDVTMGHEATVSKVSADQLFYLMSRGLTEDEAMAMVVRGFVEPIAKELPMEYALELNRLIELQMEGAVG
- a CDS encoding helix-turn-helix transcriptional regulator; translated protein: MKTVGLSHDEDGGTGRRTGAASPAAPATLVAGGEGHTRAAVVQLLLEQGPITATAIGSKLGLTPAGVRRHLDALIGSGQARASRSAPWQQKGRGRPAKQYQLTAVGRGRLGHAYDDLAGAAIRQLGEVGGEQAITEFARKRARTIVEGIEPVGEHTPEITTAKAEEIAEAFTDAGFAASTRKVGAGVQICQHHCPVAHVAEEFPQLCEAELEAFRDLLGTHVQRLATIANGDCACTTHVPLFVLPITDKKTAPSTAAQPAAVRTNDSGRSAE
- the mptB gene encoding polyprenol phosphomannose-dependent alpha 1,6 mannosyltransferase MptB, which codes for MAVLEGARRRTLAFGRRALGLDVPAADHSIALLHSDETEVPGLDRKETAQLDRIRLLGATGTVLMAISALGIGAQPVQQNPTSGVRILGIFARAHTGSLAMCMIGTVVVVMAWLLLGRFAVGGIGGSPLHRLSRSQLDRTLLLWIIPLSIAPPLFSNDVYSYLAQSEIAARGIDPYQEGPVAGLGIDNVLTNNVPTIWRDTPAPYGPLFLWMGRGIAELTGDNIILGVWVHRLLALAGVALIVWALPRLSVRCGVAPVSALWLGAANPLVLFHLVGGVHNDALMLGLMLAGMEFALRAIEDTHPFDGRAYALLIFGVVVIALSSSIKFTSIIALGFVGMALARRWGTSLRTLVISALMLGAIAIGTTLFISSVSGLGFGWIYTLNTASAVRSWMSLPTALGIVTGFGGVLLGLGDNTTALLSITRPIAAVVAAFVTVRMLVATGTGRLHPVGALGVALGAIVLLFPVVQPWYLLWAIVPLAAWATKPVFRVPAVAFSAVVSVILMPRGADLEVFQIVGAAIATVIVSLLFIMITRNALPWRGQAGVSAPSQQATSYGVSS
- a CDS encoding ABC transporter ATP-binding protein, whose translation is MTADSGPAVRVDGVVKRYGETIAVDGISFDVERAQVLALLGPNGAGKTTTVEMCEGFNAPDAGSVRVLGLDPIADSDRLRARIGVMLQGGGAYPGARAGEMLDLVAAYSADPLDPDWLLKTLGLQDNRRTPYRRLSGGQQQRLALACALVGKPEIVFLDEPTAGLDAQARLIVWELIDALRRDGVTVLLTTHMMDEAEQLADQLVIIDHGRIVALGTPAEVTAHGAAGQLRFTAPPKLDLRLLKMALPEGFSPRETTPGSYLVEGEIDPQVLATVTAWCAQQNVLATDIRIDQRRLEDVFLELTGRDLRG
- a CDS encoding ABC transporter permease; its protein translation is MNQSDLVENRFAPGTFTPDPRPSGRFAMMIAQTRLELILLLRNGEQLLLTMFIPITLLVGLSLLPFGDLGDERVDKIVPAVMMVAVMSTAFTGQAIAVGFDRRYGALKRLGATPLPRWGIVTGKSAAVLIVVVLQAILLGAIGFALGWRPDLAGLGLGAVVIALGTATFAAMGLLLGGTLKAEVVLALANILWFVMLGIASVVFASDDLPSAVNVVVRLVPSGALAVTLEDAMRNSVDWFGIAVLAAWGAVCGVLATRFFRFD
- a CDS encoding COX15/CtaA family protein; protein product: MLYRAFLRLVDLLPLPSPRVQRSIAVAVIVSQAGIAVTGAIVRVTASGLGCPTWPQCFPGSFTPTGVAEVPVLHQTVEFSNRLLSFAVTLCAALIVLAVTRARRRREVLVYAWLMPGGTVLQAVIGGITVRSGLLWWTVSVHLLASMLMVWVAVVMFAKVSEPDDGIEVIQAPAPLRWLTGLSGIALAAVLVAGTLVTGAGPHAGDKSIERPVERLQVEIVTLVHLHSQLLVGYLALLIGLAFGLFAVGITAAVRTRLFVLLGLVCAQSLVGIVQYFTDVPAALVATHVGGAAACTAATAALWASLRTRERVCTPVPNATKQSA
- a CDS encoding NAD(P)-dependent oxidoreductase, with the translated sequence MITESGRLRAALDVTDPEPLPADHSLWTAPGLLLTPHVAGNSRGVVERAYSVVAAESLDMRPASCRKTWYAAITDNPIQTCARVRPSMTFSANSAHRRFSCSNEMPRSSVR